From one Rhopalosiphum padi isolate XX-2018 chromosome 2, ASM2088224v1, whole genome shotgun sequence genomic stretch:
- the LOC132919577 gene encoding DNA-directed RNA polymerase subunit beta''-like yields MYTLSIRTILVLLIVFGKTMANSFNLTPIYNPSGIYFHTINNLRIFNSHWRFLTYINITNYNEKYNKIGNMIKDFEESCEMSKSLEIDSLQQLCSQYNYQAYNFLSEISSNKEHVMKIIDQPKNNYRTKRGLINLVGRVSNVLFGVCDDTDAEYFYSKIRDLEISNSRVSKLSDAQIQIMQSIISNVNSSLLETNKNEINLAEKYSYLLHEMQAEKAAIGILNFKTALEERISLLNIILTQYAFETENLLNIINMALQGFVHSSILDINTLKNQLKDIKTQLPIGEGIPIDLDNSGISELLRLITTNIVYIENVLIFVIEIPIVNNYEFILYKNIPLPVNIYDNDYVMIAPKSDYIAIDKSRLYYLELSEIQISKCKQMMNTLLCTYDQQLHHLDESCELTIFRKPGILPNLCNLKNVNFNFSIWHRLDNTNSWIYVTIRDNIIIKCKNNSETIVVSINGTGILDLDNQCEANTDDGTLLIAKRKITTKMYKDFIPQLDVSINWKTKLNITNTILKNSNIPDKGNSIVKKNLFKLIEYSKSLEELKYIKTSSNVMGTIGDELYIIITISIISIGLVIIIILYLIIKNKHCKTSNSVKNPIEGKIIYETVDNPNHENPLPRII; encoded by the exons ATGTATACGTTAAGCATAAGAACTATACTAGTATTAct aattgtttttgGAAAAACGATGGCAAATTCATTCAATCTAACTCCAATATACAACCCATCAGGAATCTATTTTCACACAATAAACAATCTACGCATATTCAACTCTCACTGGCGCTTCttaacctatattaatattacaaactataatgaaaaatacaataaaatcggTAACATGATAAAAGATTTTGAAGAGTCCTGTGAAATGAGTAAATCCCTTGAGATAGATTCTTTACAACAACTTTGTTCCCAATATAATTATCAAGCATATAACTTTTTATCAGAAATTAGTAGTAATAAAGAACATGTAATGAAAATTATAGATCAACCAAAAAACAATTACCGTACCAAGAGAGGTCTAATCAATTTAGTTGGGAGAGTATCTAACGTCCTATTCGGTGTATGTGATGACACCGACGCAGaatatttttacagtaaaataagaGATCTTGAAATTTCAAATTCACGCGTTTCTAAATTATCTGATgcacaaatacaaattatgcaaTCAATTATATCAAACGTAAACTCATCGCTattagaaacaaataaaaatgaaattaatttagccGAAAAATACAGTTATCTACTTCATGAAATGCAAGCAGAGAAAGCTGCAATAggtatcttaaattttaaaacagcaCTAGAAGAaagaatatcattattaaatatcattttaacaCAATACGCATTTGAAACagaaaatttactaaatataataaatatggccCTACAAGGTTTTGTTCACTCCagtatattagatataaatacccttaaaaaccaattaaaagatattaaaacacaattacCCATAGGAGAAGGCATACCAATAGATTTAGATAATTCAGGAATATCAGAATTGTTACGACTAATTACAACtaacatagtatatatagaaaatgtattaatttttgtcatagaaatacctatagttaacaattatgaatttatattatataaaaacatacctTTACCAGTTAACATATACGATAACGACTATGTAATGATAGCTCCAAAATCTGattatatagctatagataAATCTAGATTATATTACTTAGAATTAAGCgaaatacaaatatcaaaatgtaaacaaatgatGAATacgttattatgtacttatgatCAACAGTTACATCATTTGGATGAATCCTGTGAGCTAACAATATTTAGAAAGCCAGGTATATTACCTAATTTgtgtaacttaaaaaatgttaattttaattttagtatatggcATAGATTAGATAATACAAATTCTTGGATATATGTTACGATTagggataatattatcattaaatgtaaaaataattcagaaacaATAGTAGTAAGTATAAACGGCACAGGCATTTTAGATTTAGACAATCAATGTGAAGCCAATACTGATGACGGGACATTATTAAtagcaaaaagaaaaataactacaaaaatgtataaagactTTATTCCACAACTAGACGTTTCAATTAACTggaaaactaaattaaacattacaaatacaattttaaaaaattcaaatattccaGATAAAGGTAattctatagtaaaaaaaaatttattcaaactaaTAGAATACTCCAAATCACTAgaagaattaaaatacataaaaacaagtAGTAATGTTATGGGCACAATAGGTgatgaattatacataattataacaataagtatCATCAGTATaggtttagtaataataataattttatatttaataatcaaaaacaaacATTGTAAAACATCTAATTCTGTAAAAAACCCAATAGAAGGTAAGATAATATATGAAACCGTAGACAATCCAAATCATGAAAATCCATTgcctagaataatataa